The following are encoded together in the Geobacter sulfurreducens PCA genome:
- the rpsM gene encoding 30S ribosomal protein S13: MARIAGIDLPRNKRIEIALTYIFGIGRTTAQRILAETGVSADTRTDNLAESEVAKIRDYIDKNLKVEGDLRRDVSMDIKRLMDLGCYRGLRHRKGLPVRGQRTKTNARTRKGPARTVAGKKK; the protein is encoded by the coding sequence TTGGCACGCATTGCAGGCATTGACCTACCGAGGAATAAGCGCATTGAGATAGCGCTCACGTACATTTTCGGAATCGGGCGCACGACCGCTCAGCGGATTCTGGCCGAGACCGGCGTTAGCGCAGACACGCGGACCGACAATCTTGCCGAGTCAGAGGTCGCCAAGATCAGGGACTACATCGACAAGAACCTCAAGGTGGAGGGTGACCTCCGTCGCGATGTGTCCATGGATATTAAGCGTCTCATGGATCTTGGATGCTATCGCGGCTTGCGCCATCGGAAAGGGCTTCCGGTGCGTGGCCAACGGACCAAGACCAATGCCCGTACGCGCAAAGGGCCTGCCAGAACTGTTGCAGGCAAGAAGAAATAG
- the rpmJ gene encoding 50S ribosomal protein L36, whose amino-acid sequence MKVRASVKKICDKCKIVKRKGVVRVICETPKHSQRQG is encoded by the coding sequence ATGAAAGTCAGGGCATCCGTAAAAAAGATTTGCGACAAGTGCAAAATTGTTAAACGCAAGGGTGTTGTGCGCGTTATTTGTGAAACCCCGAAGCATTCCCAAAGACAGGGTTAA
- a CDS encoding ABC transporter permease, which produces MFDRLKTMLIKEAIQILRDPKMRFIILVIPAIQITLFGYAVNTDVKHIATAVYDLDNSALSRDLVARLERSGYFDIVQRVQRGDELRDLLDRGKVRAAVQINRGFEENIRAGRTATLPIIVDGTDPSTARIVVSYSVTIAERFSDQILTDYSLRKSGRTTGGNGIELESRAWFNANLESRNYYVPGVIASMVLITTMMLSSMAVVREKEIGTMEQIIVTPIQRWEFIVGKLVPFAIVGYINVTIVTCIALFWFKIPLRGSILLLIGSTALFLMSTLGFGLLISTISRTQQQAMMSSFMFTFPAMLLSGFAFPIENMPTSIQYATYLNPLRYYLVIVRGIFLKGIGLGILWPQLAALALLGSVVLLFAVGRFKKSVG; this is translated from the coding sequence ATGTTTGATCGCTTGAAAACCATGCTCATAAAAGAGGCAATCCAGATCCTGCGGGACCCGAAGATGCGGTTCATCATCCTCGTTATCCCGGCGATCCAGATCACCCTCTTCGGCTACGCAGTCAACACCGATGTCAAGCACATCGCCACGGCGGTTTACGATCTGGACAACAGTGCCCTGAGCCGCGACCTCGTTGCCCGGCTGGAGCGCTCCGGCTACTTCGACATCGTCCAGCGGGTGCAGCGGGGGGATGAACTGCGCGATCTGCTGGATCGGGGAAAAGTTCGGGCCGCGGTGCAGATAAATCGGGGATTCGAAGAGAACATCCGCGCCGGGCGAACCGCAACGCTCCCGATTATTGTCGACGGCACTGACCCGAGCACCGCCAGGATCGTCGTGAGCTATTCGGTAACCATTGCCGAACGGTTCAGCGATCAGATCCTGACCGACTATTCCCTGCGAAAGAGCGGCAGGACCACGGGAGGCAACGGCATCGAACTGGAAAGCCGCGCGTGGTTCAACGCAAACCTGGAGAGCCGCAACTACTATGTTCCGGGGGTCATCGCCTCAATGGTCCTGATCACCACAATGATGCTCTCCAGCATGGCCGTGGTGCGCGAAAAGGAAATCGGCACCATGGAGCAGATCATCGTCACGCCAATCCAGCGATGGGAATTCATTGTCGGCAAATTGGTGCCGTTCGCTATCGTGGGCTACATCAACGTCACCATCGTGACCTGCATTGCGCTCTTCTGGTTCAAAATCCCTCTCAGGGGCAGTATCCTATTGCTCATCGGCTCAACCGCCCTGTTCCTGATGAGCACCCTCGGATTCGGGCTGCTCATATCAACCATCAGCCGGACACAGCAGCAGGCCATGATGAGTTCGTTCATGTTCACGTTCCCGGCCATGCTCCTGTCGGGCTTTGCGTTTCCCATCGAAAACATGCCCACGAGCATCCAGTATGCCACCTATCTGAACCCGCTCCGCTACTACCTCGTCATTGTTCGAGGTATTTTCCTCAAAGGGATCGGTCTCGGCATCTTGTGGCCTCAGCTAGCCGCATTGGCACTGCTGGGTTCGGTCGTGCTGCTCTTTGCGGTCGGTCGATTCAAAAAATCGGTGGGGTAA
- a CDS encoding ABC transporter permease: protein MKLQRITAVARKEFIHVFRDIRSLIMGIAIPMMLLFLFGYALTLDVDNVPLVVWDQSATPASRDLVSRFSGSRYFSLRGYAGDYREIERAIDRRDALMALVIPRGFAGDLQAGRQVRVQAIVDGSDSNTATTALGYAEFIVSTYSRSLIIAQIRRSADQPPRPPLAPEPRVWFNADLVSRNAIVPGLIAVIMMVIAALLTSLTVAREWETGTMEQLISTPLTGAELIIGKLVPYFCIGLFDLVVALLAGRFIFQVPTRGDRPLLLATSILFLLVALALGVFISIVGKSQFAASQFAMVATLLPAFLLSGFVFPIANMPIPLQAITHAIPARYFVTILRGIYLKGIGIRVLAGDILFLAVFGTLIFALAVRKFRKKMG from the coding sequence ATGAAGCTGCAGCGGATTACAGCGGTTGCCCGAAAGGAGTTCATTCACGTCTTCCGGGACATCCGGAGCCTCATCATGGGAATCGCCATCCCGATGATGCTGCTCTTTCTCTTCGGCTACGCCCTGACCCTTGACGTGGACAACGTGCCCCTCGTGGTCTGGGATCAGAGCGCCACGCCCGCCAGCCGCGACCTGGTGAGCCGGTTCAGCGGTTCGCGCTATTTCTCGCTCAGGGGATACGCCGGTGACTACCGGGAGATCGAACGGGCCATCGACCGGCGCGACGCCCTTATGGCGCTCGTCATCCCCCGCGGCTTTGCCGGGGATCTCCAGGCGGGCCGCCAGGTCCGGGTCCAGGCCATTGTCGACGGAAGCGATTCCAATACGGCCACCACCGCCCTGGGCTATGCCGAATTCATCGTCAGCACGTACAGCCGGTCCCTCATCATCGCCCAGATCCGGCGCTCGGCCGATCAGCCGCCCCGCCCGCCGCTGGCCCCGGAACCGCGGGTCTGGTTCAATGCCGACCTGGTTTCCCGCAACGCCATCGTTCCCGGCCTCATCGCCGTCATCATGATGGTCATCGCCGCGCTCCTCACCTCCCTCACCGTGGCGCGGGAGTGGGAAACCGGCACCATGGAGCAGCTCATCTCCACGCCTCTCACCGGGGCGGAGCTAATCATAGGCAAACTCGTCCCCTACTTCTGCATCGGCCTCTTCGACCTCGTGGTGGCGCTCCTGGCGGGGCGCTTCATCTTCCAGGTACCCACGCGGGGAGACCGGCCGCTGCTTCTGGCAACGTCCATCCTCTTCCTCCTGGTGGCCCTGGCCCTCGGCGTCTTCATCAGCATCGTCGGCAAAAGTCAGTTCGCGGCCAGCCAATTCGCCATGGTGGCGACGCTGCTCCCCGCCTTCCTCCTGTCGGGCTTCGTCTTCCCCATCGCCAACATGCCCATCCCCCTTCAGGCAATCACCCACGCCATCCCGGCCCGCTATTTCGTCACCATCCTGCGGGGGATCTATCTGAAGGGGATCGGGATCAGGGTGCTGGCCGGCGACATCCTCTTCCTGGCCGTGTTCGGGACGCTCATTTTCGCCCTGGCCGTACGGAAGTTCCGCAAAAAAATGGGCTAG
- the rpsK gene encoding 30S ribosomal protein S11 — MASPSKKVVRKKKEKKNIPNGVAHIQATFNNTIITITDPVGNVVAWSSAGSKGFKGSRKSTPFAAQIAAEECARKAQEHGMRSVEVFVKGPGSGRESALRALQAAGFHVNFIRDVTPIPHNGCRPPKRRRV, encoded by the coding sequence ATGGCTAGCCCTTCTAAAAAAGTCGTTAGGAAAAAAAAGGAAAAGAAGAATATCCCCAACGGCGTTGCACATATCCAGGCAACGTTTAACAATACGATCATAACCATCACCGATCCCGTGGGGAACGTCGTGGCATGGTCTTCAGCCGGCTCCAAGGGCTTCAAGGGGTCGCGCAAGAGCACTCCCTTCGCCGCTCAGATCGCGGCTGAGGAGTGTGCACGCAAGGCTCAGGAGCATGGCATGCGGAGCGTGGAGGTTTTCGTAAAGGGACCGGGGTCCGGACGCGAGTCGGCCCTTCGCGCACTCCAGGCTGCCGGCTTCCACGTCAATTTCATACGGGACGTGACGCCGATTCCTCATAACGGCTGCCGTCCTCCCAAGCGCAGAAGAGTCTAA
- a CDS encoding ferritin family protein: MPDFGNPFAGLANGRKLTHAELVRAIRFMVAAEYEAIQLYMQLAESTDDELAIAVLKDIADEERVHAGEFLKLLYHLAPDEEKFYAEGAEEVEELAEEVKKRAKTKGGKSKKS, from the coding sequence ATGCCTGACTTCGGAAATCCTTTTGCCGGACTAGCCAATGGACGCAAACTGACCCACGCGGAGCTCGTACGGGCAATCCGCTTCATGGTTGCAGCCGAGTACGAGGCGATCCAACTCTACATGCAGTTGGCCGAGTCCACGGACGACGAACTCGCCATTGCCGTTCTCAAGGATATTGCCGATGAGGAGCGGGTTCATGCCGGCGAGTTCCTGAAGCTGCTCTATCACTTGGCCCCTGATGAGGAAAAGTTTTACGCAGAAGGAGCCGAGGAGGTTGAGGAACTCGCGGAAGAGGTGAAAAAGCGGGCCAAGACCAAGGGTGGGAAATCGAAAAAGTCCTGA
- a CDS encoding ABC transporter ATP-binding protein, with protein MTAPEFAVTLQDLERRFGDFIAVNRISLDVRRGEIFGFLGPNGAGKSTTIRMLCGILPPSSGSGTVAGFDIVRQAEEIKKNIGYMSQKFSLYEDLTVEENIDFYAGIYRIPVERRQERKEWVIGMAGLAEHRRSRTAILSGGWKQRLSLGCAILHEPPIVFLDEPTSGVDPISRRAFWDLIYRLAGAGVTVFVTTHYMDEAEYCDRLALIYRGELIALGTPEELKTERMVEEIVEVACDRPQELMEEIEAIPGVKHAALFGRGLHVVTEDAVATVPAIAGVLAARRITADRIEKIIPSLEDVFVSLIEARDREEGALREFSR; from the coding sequence ATGACCGCGCCCGAATTCGCCGTCACCCTGCAGGACCTGGAGCGCCGCTTCGGCGACTTCATCGCCGTGAACCGGATATCCCTCGATGTGCGGCGGGGGGAGATCTTCGGGTTCCTGGGCCCCAACGGGGCCGGCAAATCGACCACCATCCGGATGCTCTGCGGCATCCTGCCGCCGAGTTCCGGCAGCGGCACCGTGGCCGGGTTCGACATCGTCCGCCAGGCCGAGGAGATCAAAAAAAACATCGGCTACATGAGCCAGAAGTTTTCACTTTACGAAGACCTGACCGTGGAGGAGAACATCGACTTCTACGCCGGCATCTACAGAATTCCGGTCGAGCGGCGGCAGGAGCGGAAGGAGTGGGTAATCGGCATGGCAGGGCTAGCAGAGCATCGCCGCAGCCGCACCGCCATTCTCTCCGGCGGCTGGAAGCAGCGCCTGTCGCTGGGCTGCGCTATCCTCCACGAGCCCCCCATCGTCTTTCTCGACGAACCCACCTCCGGCGTCGACCCCATCAGCCGTCGTGCGTTCTGGGACCTGATCTACCGCCTGGCCGGCGCGGGGGTCACGGTCTTCGTCACTACCCACTACATGGATGAGGCCGAGTACTGCGACCGCCTCGCCCTCATCTACCGGGGAGAGCTCATCGCCCTCGGCACGCCGGAAGAGTTAAAGACCGAGCGGATGGTTGAGGAAATCGTGGAGGTAGCCTGCGACCGCCCCCAGGAACTGATGGAAGAGATCGAGGCGATTCCCGGGGTAAAGCACGCCGCCCTCTTCGGCCGGGGGCTCCATGTGGTGACGGAAGACGCCGTGGCAACGGTCCCGGCCATCGCAGGGGTTCTCGCGGCCCGGAGAATCACCGCCGACCGCATCGAAAAGATCATTCCTTCGCTGGAAGACGTTTTCGTATCCCTCATTGAAGCACGCGATCGGGAAGAAGGCGCCCTGCGGGAGTTCAGCCGATGA
- the map gene encoding type I methionyl aminopeptidase, with translation MIILKSPREIEKMRVSARIVAEVLEILKACIRPGVTTLELNELAELEAKKRKARPAFKGYNGFPYSLCCSVNEQVVHGMPNSRELVEGDIISLDFGVVVDGFYGDAAVTVPVGRVKPGVLDLLAVTEESLCRAVEASVVGNRLSDISHAVQSFVEERGYSVVREFVGHGIGKNLHESPQVPNFGEPGRGVKLKAGMVLAIEPMINEKGHQVKILSDGWTAVTCDKGMSAHFEHTVAITENGPDILSKL, from the coding sequence GTGATCATACTCAAGTCACCTCGTGAAATTGAAAAGATGCGGGTGTCCGCCAGGATAGTCGCTGAAGTTCTTGAGATTCTCAAGGCTTGCATTAGGCCGGGCGTAACCACTCTGGAGCTCAACGAGCTGGCCGAGCTTGAGGCGAAGAAGCGCAAGGCGCGACCGGCATTCAAGGGTTATAACGGTTTTCCCTATTCGCTCTGTTGTTCGGTTAACGAGCAGGTTGTTCACGGTATGCCGAATAGCCGGGAGTTGGTCGAGGGTGACATAATCAGCCTCGATTTTGGTGTTGTTGTTGACGGGTTTTATGGCGATGCAGCCGTTACCGTTCCCGTCGGAAGGGTAAAGCCCGGTGTGCTTGATCTCCTTGCCGTAACCGAAGAGTCGCTTTGTCGGGCGGTTGAGGCATCAGTAGTCGGCAACCGGCTTTCGGATATATCGCACGCAGTGCAAAGCTTTGTTGAGGAACGCGGCTATTCTGTTGTGCGCGAATTCGTTGGACACGGCATTGGTAAAAATCTTCACGAAAGCCCCCAGGTGCCCAACTTCGGAGAGCCGGGGCGCGGCGTGAAGCTCAAGGCCGGGATGGTACTGGCCATCGAGCCGATGATCAACGAAAAGGGGCATCAAGTTAAAATCCTCAGTGATGGATGGACCGCAGTCACCTGTGACAAGGGCATGTCGGCTCACTTTGAGCATACAGTGGCAATTACGGAGAATGGTCCGGATATACTGAGCAAGTTATAG
- the rplQ gene encoding 50S ribosomal protein L17 produces MRHNKAGRRLGRTTSHRIAMFRNMVTSLFAHERITTTDAKAKELRSIAEKMITLGKRGDLHAVRQAASYIRDKKVVTKLFSTIAPRYKERDGGYTRIIKLGIRPGDCAPLSVIELVEEQFEKKVKKSKPTAPAQAVATKPAVEETREAAAAQPQEPEVEISEVKDPAEECEAKAD; encoded by the coding sequence ATGCGTCACAATAAGGCGGGAAGAAGGCTGGGAAGAACGACGAGTCACCGTATCGCCATGTTCAGGAACATGGTGACCTCGCTCTTTGCCCACGAGCGGATCACTACGACTGATGCCAAGGCAAAGGAGCTGCGCTCCATAGCCGAGAAGATGATCACCCTCGGCAAAAGGGGTGATCTCCACGCGGTGCGTCAGGCAGCCTCATATATTCGCGACAAGAAGGTCGTCACTAAGCTTTTCTCCACTATCGCGCCCCGTTATAAAGAGCGCGACGGAGGCTATACCCGTATCATCAAGCTGGGCATCCGGCCAGGTGATTGTGCACCTCTTTCCGTAATCGAACTCGTTGAAGAACAGTTCGAGAAGAAGGTGAAGAAGAGCAAGCCGACTGCGCCTGCGCAAGCTGTTGCCACCAAACCTGCGGTAGAGGAAACGCGCGAGGCTGCCGCTGCGCAGCCCCAAGAGCCTGAAGTCGAAATCTCCGAAGTCAAGGATCCGGCAGAGGAGTGCGAAGCCAAGGCCGACTAA
- the rpsD gene encoding 30S ribosomal protein S4, which translates to MARYTGPSCRLCRRENMELFLKGERCYTDKCAIKRRNYPPGQHGQGRPKVSNYGVQLREKQKVRRIYGILEKQFRSYFQEADRLKGVTGENLLSLLERRLDNVVYRLGFAASRTEARILVRHNHFTLNGKKANIPSIQLRAGDVVELKEKSRKIACINESLDAVVRRGIPQWLELEKDAYKGVVKTLPVREDITMPIQEQLIVELYSK; encoded by the coding sequence TTGGCTAGATATACAGGTCCTTCCTGCCGGCTGTGCAGAAGGGAGAACATGGAGCTGTTTCTGAAGGGTGAGCGGTGCTATACCGATAAGTGTGCCATTAAGCGGCGTAATTATCCGCCGGGACAGCATGGGCAGGGACGGCCGAAGGTCTCCAACTACGGCGTTCAGCTGCGCGAAAAGCAAAAAGTGAGGAGGATCTACGGCATCCTCGAGAAGCAATTTCGGAGCTATTTCCAAGAGGCGGATCGTCTCAAGGGAGTTACTGGTGAGAATCTGCTCTCGCTGCTTGAGCGCCGTCTGGACAATGTGGTGTACCGGCTTGGTTTTGCCGCTTCCCGCACCGAGGCCAGAATCCTCGTTCGGCATAATCACTTCACGCTGAACGGCAAGAAGGCGAATATTCCTTCGATCCAGCTCCGTGCTGGCGATGTCGTTGAACTCAAGGAAAAAAGCCGGAAGATAGCGTGTATCAATGAGTCTCTTGATGCGGTTGTGCGCAGGGGCATTCCCCAGTGGCTTGAGCTTGAGAAGGACGCTTACAAAGGTGTCGTGAAAACTCTTCCCGTGCGTGAAGACATTACGATGCCGATCCAGGAGCAACTGATCGTCGAGCTCTATTCGAAGTAA
- a CDS encoding adenylate kinase encodes MNLVFLGPPGAGKGTQANLLTRTYEVPQISTGEILRAAVKSKTPMGVKAKEYMDQGALVPDSVVVGIVEERLASPDCASGFILDGFPRTVAQADALKQVLGALGKQIEHVVSFEVDKGVLLERIVGRRVCRACGRAFHVKFDPPLVDGVCDACGGELYQRDDDREDTMRRRLEVYDEQTAPLKSYYEGERLLRKVNALEPIEDVQRQIVKLVESCNG; translated from the coding sequence ATGAATCTGGTGTTTCTCGGTCCGCCTGGTGCCGGCAAGGGGACGCAGGCAAACCTGTTAACTCGTACGTATGAAGTCCCGCAGATTTCAACCGGCGAAATACTTCGCGCAGCCGTTAAGTCAAAGACCCCTATGGGGGTCAAGGCTAAAGAGTACATGGATCAGGGTGCACTCGTCCCTGACAGTGTCGTTGTCGGTATTGTAGAGGAGCGGCTAGCTTCGCCTGATTGTGCGTCCGGCTTTATCCTTGACGGATTTCCCCGTACCGTTGCCCAGGCCGATGCACTCAAGCAGGTGCTTGGTGCGTTGGGTAAGCAGATAGAGCACGTCGTCTCGTTTGAAGTCGACAAGGGTGTGCTTCTGGAGCGTATCGTCGGTCGCAGGGTGTGCCGTGCATGCGGACGGGCATTTCATGTCAAATTTGATCCACCCCTCGTTGACGGTGTCTGTGATGCGTGTGGTGGAGAGCTCTATCAGCGTGATGACGACCGCGAAGACACCATGCGGCGTAGGCTTGAAGTTTATGATGAGCAGACAGCGCCCCTGAAATCATATTATGAGGGTGAGAGGCTCCTGCGGAAAGTGAATGCTCTGGAGCCGATCGAAGATGTACAGCGTCAGATTGTGAAGCTTGTCGAGAGTTGTAACGGGTGA
- a CDS encoding GGDEF domain-containing protein, translated as MTELTEFVERQSRQVLVALGYVLLILFGLVDHLADGPGFEPFYAIPVALVTWYGARTAGFAAACAGGIVWGLANGVFMGEELKPGPTLWTLLWQFGLLLAIVFLVDTVKKSRRFMAATARTDLLTGLATRTCFEELARSEISRSKRYGRPFTFIVIRFSPPNGEQAVGPGSLRDIMPAAAVAIRPQLRETDLFARLDEFTLAALLPEATHDPSKVVVQKILGLLAAVQRDRRWQLRFGVGAVTYEAAPESTDEMVRRGVKLADSASRAGGGAVKYETCRDPGAVNG; from the coding sequence ATGACTGAATTGACGGAGTTCGTAGAACGACAGTCGCGTCAAGTGCTGGTGGCGCTTGGCTACGTGCTCCTCATTCTTTTCGGCTTGGTCGACCACTTGGCTGACGGTCCGGGATTTGAACCGTTCTATGCCATCCCCGTGGCTCTCGTGACCTGGTATGGTGCGCGCACGGCCGGTTTTGCGGCCGCCTGCGCCGGCGGAATCGTCTGGGGGCTGGCAAACGGCGTGTTCATGGGTGAAGAGTTGAAGCCCGGCCCTACGCTGTGGACGCTTCTGTGGCAATTCGGACTGCTGCTCGCAATCGTTTTTCTGGTAGATACGGTCAAAAAATCCCGCCGGTTCATGGCGGCAACGGCGCGGACCGATCTGCTGACCGGCCTTGCCACGCGCACCTGCTTCGAAGAGCTCGCCCGGAGCGAAATCAGCAGGTCGAAACGGTACGGCCGACCTTTTACATTCATCGTTATCAGATTCAGCCCGCCTAATGGCGAACAGGCGGTCGGGCCAGGCTCTTTGCGGGATATCATGCCTGCGGCAGCTGTAGCCATCAGGCCGCAGCTTCGGGAAACCGATCTGTTCGCCCGGCTTGACGAGTTCACCCTGGCGGCGCTGCTGCCCGAGGCTACCCACGATCCGTCAAAGGTTGTGGTTCAGAAGATACTGGGCCTCCTTGCAGCGGTGCAGCGTGACCGGCGGTGGCAGCTGCGCTTTGGCGTCGGTGCGGTAACGTACGAGGCAGCGCCGGAGTCGACGGACGAGATGGTGAGACGCGGGGTGAAACTTGCCGATTCCGCAAGTCGTGCCGGTGGCGGAGCCGTCAAGTATGAAACCTGTCGGGACCCCGGCGCAGTGAACGGATGA
- a CDS encoding DNA-directed RNA polymerase subunit alpha yields MYRNWRDLISPKKLQVESETLTNKYGKFYAEPFERGFGTTLGNSLRRVLLSSLQGAGITSVRIKGVLHEFSSIPGVTEDVTNIILNLKGVSLKMYGTEPKTVRIIHKGDGIITAGDIITDPQVEILNPEHHIATCSKDANLEMEMVVKVGKGYVPADRNRDEKAPVGTIPIDALFSPIRKVNFTVSNARVGQMTDYDKLTLEVWTNGSVIPEDAVAFAAKILKEQLSIFINFDEEAEPSGEAEVGEGESPINENLYRSVDELELSVRSANCLKNAGIKLIGELVSRTEAEMLKTQNFGRKSLNEIKDILAEMGLTLGMKLEGFPDPEVMRRLRGERKDEE; encoded by the coding sequence ATGTATAGAAACTGGCGCGACCTGATCAGTCCGAAGAAACTTCAGGTTGAAAGCGAGACGCTTACCAATAAATATGGAAAATTTTATGCAGAACCGTTTGAGCGCGGATTCGGCACGACTCTCGGCAACTCACTTCGCAGGGTCTTGCTTTCTTCGCTCCAAGGTGCAGGAATTACCTCTGTAAGGATCAAGGGGGTGCTTCACGAATTTTCTTCCATCCCCGGCGTAACCGAGGATGTTACCAATATCATTCTCAACCTTAAGGGCGTCAGCCTCAAAATGTACGGTACTGAGCCTAAGACCGTCCGGATTATCCATAAGGGTGACGGTATTATCACGGCAGGTGATATCATTACCGACCCCCAAGTCGAGATCCTGAATCCGGAACACCACATCGCCACATGCTCCAAGGATGCAAATCTTGAAATGGAGATGGTGGTGAAGGTTGGCAAGGGCTATGTGCCCGCAGACCGGAATCGCGATGAGAAGGCTCCCGTTGGCACGATTCCGATTGATGCCCTGTTTTCACCGATCCGCAAGGTTAACTTTACGGTTTCAAACGCCCGCGTCGGTCAGATGACCGATTATGACAAGCTGACGCTTGAGGTGTGGACCAACGGCAGCGTGATCCCGGAAGACGCGGTCGCCTTTGCCGCCAAGATCCTCAAGGAACAACTGAGCATTTTCATTAACTTTGACGAGGAAGCTGAACCGAGCGGCGAGGCTGAAGTTGGCGAAGGGGAAAGCCCCATCAACGAGAACCTCTATCGTTCGGTCGATGAACTCGAGCTTTCCGTGCGCTCTGCTAACTGCCTCAAGAACGCAGGCATTAAGCTTATTGGCGAGCTTGTGTCCCGGACCGAGGCCGAGATGCTCAAAACGCAGAACTTCGGCCGCAAGTCGTTGAACGAGATCAAGGATATACTCGCTGAGATGGGCCTTACGCTTGGTATGAAACTGGAAGGGTTCCCCGATCCGGAAGTCATGCGCAGGCTGCGCGGCGAGCGCAAGGATGAAGAATAA
- a CDS encoding deoxyribodipyrimidine photo-lyase, protein MNCGRIRSLLQGGEATAGPVIYWMSRDQRVADNWALIHAQKLALARSAPLGVLFCLAPRFLGATARQYRFMLKGLEQVRAALNRLDIPFFLVTGDPKGAVAAFTRRHRVSYLVTDFDPLRVKREWKRQVAGEISIPFDEVDAHNIVPCWITSQRQEWGAYTIRPKIHRLLPDFMEPFPPLQRHPFPWQGALPSDAEWRETFTGMTLDESVPEVSWLASGEEAAQAALARFLEDGLAGYATRRNNPAVMGQSGLSPWLHFGQLSAQRVAQAAFAAAAPIESRDAFLEELIVRRELADNFCYYNDAYDRFDGFPEWAQRTLNRHRHDPRPQCYEHDVLEQGQTHDSLWNAAQLEMVRWGRMHGYLRMYWAKKLLEWTSSPEDALMIAIQLNDRYQLDGRDPNGYAGIAWSIGGVHDRPWAERPVFGTIRFMSRDGCRRKFDTDAYERRVIISPATCAGIALCK, encoded by the coding sequence ATGAACTGCGGACGGATTCGTTCCCTGCTTCAGGGGGGGGAGGCCACGGCCGGGCCGGTGATATACTGGATGAGCAGGGACCAGCGCGTTGCCGACAACTGGGCTTTAATCCACGCCCAGAAGCTCGCACTGGCCCGTAGCGCACCGCTTGGGGTGCTCTTCTGTCTTGCCCCACGTTTTCTCGGCGCGACCGCACGCCAGTATCGGTTCATGCTCAAAGGGCTGGAGCAGGTTCGGGCCGCGCTGAATCGGCTTGATATTCCCTTCTTTCTCGTGACCGGTGATCCCAAGGGGGCGGTCGCGGCCTTCACGAGGCGGCACAGGGTTTCGTATCTGGTTACCGATTTTGATCCGCTTCGTGTCAAACGGGAGTGGAAACGGCAGGTGGCAGGGGAGATATCAATCCCGTTCGACGAGGTGGATGCCCATAATATAGTCCCCTGCTGGATCACATCACAGCGTCAGGAGTGGGGGGCATACACCATCCGCCCAAAGATACACCGGCTGCTTCCCGATTTCATGGAGCCGTTTCCGCCTCTGCAACGTCACCCGTTTCCGTGGCAGGGAGCGCTGCCTTCAGACGCCGAGTGGCGTGAGACTTTTACGGGGATGACCTTGGACGAATCGGTGCCCGAGGTCAGCTGGCTCGCGTCGGGAGAAGAGGCAGCGCAGGCCGCTTTGGCCAGATTTCTTGAAGACGGTCTGGCGGGCTACGCAACCCGGCGCAATAATCCTGCAGTAATGGGACAGTCGGGATTATCCCCCTGGCTCCATTTCGGCCAGCTTTCCGCCCAGAGGGTCGCGCAGGCAGCGTTTGCTGCCGCCGCGCCGATAGAATCGCGTGATGCCTTTCTTGAAGAATTGATCGTACGTCGGGAGCTTGCCGACAATTTTTGCTATTACAACGATGCCTACGACCGCTTCGACGGTTTTCCCGAGTGGGCGCAAAGAACCCTCAACCGGCATCGGCACGATCCTCGCCCCCAGTGCTATGAGCATGACGTGCTGGAGCAGGGACAGACCCACGATTCTCTCTGGAATGCAGCACAACTGGAAATGGTACGCTGGGGCAGGATGCACGGCTACCTGAGAATGTACTGGGCAAAGAAACTGCTCGAGTGGACCTCTTCGCCCGAAGATGCCCTCATGATTGCCATTCAACTCAACGACCGCTATCAGCTCGACGGCAGGGACCCCAACGGATACGCTGGCATTGCCTGGAGCATCGGCGGTGTCCATGATCGTCCCTGGGCAGAGAGACCCGTCTTTGGCACGATTCGCTTCATGAGCCGCGACGGCTGCCGGAGAAAGTTCGATACAGATGCCTACGAACGCCGGGTGATTATTAGTCCTGCCACATGTGCGGGAATAGCTCTGTGTAAATAA